In Janthinobacterium sp. 67, a genomic segment contains:
- the rlmH gene encoding 23S rRNA (pseudouridine(1915)-N(3))-methyltransferase RlmH, with amino-acid sequence MQLIIAAVGHKMPAWIETGFAEYAKRMPPELRIVLKEIKPVERSGSKTAATAMALERERIEAVLPKGVRIIALDERGKDLTSVGLSQQLMAWQQDGRDTAFLIGGADGLDPQLKARAEGMLRISSMTLPHGVVRVILAEQLYRAWSITQNHPYHRV; translated from the coding sequence ATGCAGCTCATCATCGCTGCGGTCGGCCATAAAATGCCGGCCTGGATAGAGACGGGCTTCGCGGAATACGCGAAGCGCATGCCACCGGAATTGCGCATCGTGCTGAAAGAAATCAAGCCGGTGGAGCGTTCCGGCAGCAAGACCGCCGCCACGGCGATGGCGCTCGAACGCGAGCGCATCGAAGCCGTCTTGCCCAAGGGCGTGCGCATCATCGCCCTCGACGAACGCGGCAAGGACCTGACCAGCGTCGGCCTGTCGCAGCAGTTGATGGCGTGGCAGCAGGATGGCCGCGACACCGCCTTCCTGATCGGCGGCGCCGACGGCCTCGATCCGCAACTCAAGGCACGTGCCGAAGGCATGCTGCGCATTTCCAGCATGACCCTGCCGCACGGCGTGGTGCGCGTGATCCTCGCCGAGCAGCTCTATCGGGCCTGGTCGATCACGCAAAACCACCCCTATCACCGCGTCTGA
- a CDS encoding LacI family DNA-binding transcriptional regulator, with the protein MTNKNPTLSDVARASGVHFSTVSRVMNPATRQMVSAEVATRVLAEAGRLGYRPNRAASTLVTRKSRIIGVVLPDITNAVFPPILLGIEEGLRKHGYLAIVTNVGADEEEQLFVINRLLGQQVDGLILATARRDDPVIKMCIDQNVPVVTVNRSDENGVASCVVSDDVVGMRLAVEHLLALGHRHIAHIAGPENLSTGHVRRLGFLAAIQASELDPSQAFVFESSGYSRECGKEALLELLRHSPRTTAVVTGSDLVALGCYDAIRELGLSCPEDISVVGHNDMPYMDMIRPPLTTIRIRHHGIGTEAARLILQTIDSPDSPVLDVRLKPELVVRESTAAPRA; encoded by the coding sequence ATGACAAACAAGAACCCCACCTTAAGCGACGTTGCGCGGGCCAGCGGCGTGCACTTTTCCACCGTGTCGCGCGTGATGAACCCGGCAACGCGGCAAATGGTCAGCGCCGAGGTGGCCACGCGCGTGCTGGCCGAAGCGGGCCGGCTCGGCTACCGGCCCAACCGCGCCGCCTCCACCCTGGTGACGCGCAAGTCGCGCATCATCGGCGTGGTCTTGCCCGACATTACCAACGCTGTTTTCCCGCCGATCCTGCTGGGCATCGAAGAAGGCTTGCGCAAGCATGGCTACCTGGCCATCGTCACCAACGTGGGCGCCGACGAGGAAGAGCAGCTGTTCGTCATCAACCGCCTGCTGGGGCAGCAGGTCGATGGCCTGATCCTGGCCACGGCGCGCCGCGACGATCCCGTCATCAAGATGTGCATCGACCAGAACGTACCCGTCGTCACAGTCAACCGCAGCGATGAAAACGGCGTCGCCTCCTGCGTCGTCAGCGACGACGTGGTCGGCATGCGCCTGGCCGTCGAACACTTGCTGGCGCTGGGCCACCGCCATATCGCGCACATCGCCGGCCCGGAAAATTTGTCCACGGGCCACGTGCGCCGCCTCGGTTTCCTGGCCGCCATCCAGGCCAGCGAACTCGATCCCTCGCAAGCGTTCGTCTTTGAAAGCAGCGGCTATTCGCGCGAATGCGGCAAGGAGGCATTGCTGGAACTGTTGCGCCATTCGCCGCGAACGACGGCCGTGGTGACGGGTAGCGACCTGGTGGCCCTCGGCTGCTACGACGCCATCCGCGAGCTGGGCTTGAGTTGTCCCGAAGATATTTCCGTCGTGGGGCACAACGACATGCCCTACATGGACATGATCCGTCCCCCTCTCACCACCATCCGCATCCGCCACCACGGCATTGGCACGGAAGCGGCCCGCCTGATCCTGCAAACCATAGACTCGCCCGATTCGCCGGTGCTCGACGTGCGCCTGAAACCCGAACTGGTGGTGCGCGAATCGACGGCCGCGCCGCGCGCCTGA
- the rng gene encoding ribonuclease G has translation MNEDILINITPQETRVALILQGAVQELHIERTLTRGLAGNVYSGKVVRVLPGMQSAFIDIGLERAAFLHVADIWEARGHDGQNATPAPIEKILFDGQVLTVQVIKDPIGTKGARLSTQISIAGRMLVYLPQDKHIGISQKIEKEAEREQLRVRLQSLLPPDEKGGYIVRTMAEDASDADLKADVDYLRKTWSTITHGARTRPATSLLHQDLSLAQRVLRDFVGDETATIQVDSRENYVKLREFAEIYTPSELTRLQHYTGERPLFDLYGVEEEILRALGRRVDLKSGGYLIVDQTEAMTTIDVNTGGFVGGRNFADTIFKTNLEAAHAIARQLRLRNLGGIIILDFIDMDNAEHRNAVLAELKRTLSRDRTKVSVSNFSPLGLVEMTRKRTRESLAHILCEPCPACAGKGQVKTSRTICYEILRELLREAKQFNPREFRILASQEVVDLFLEEESQHLAMLGDFIGKKISLQVENAYHQEQYDVILM, from the coding sequence ATGAACGAAGACATCCTGATCAATATCACGCCGCAAGAAACGCGCGTCGCCCTCATCCTGCAGGGCGCCGTGCAGGAATTGCACATCGAGCGCACGCTCACGCGCGGCCTGGCCGGCAATGTGTATTCCGGCAAGGTGGTGCGGGTATTGCCGGGCATGCAATCGGCCTTCATCGACATCGGCCTGGAGCGCGCCGCCTTCCTGCACGTGGCCGACATCTGGGAAGCGCGCGGCCACGACGGCCAGAACGCCACGCCGGCGCCGATCGAAAAAATCCTCTTCGACGGCCAGGTGCTGACGGTGCAGGTGATCAAGGACCCGATCGGCACCAAGGGTGCGCGCCTGTCGACGCAGATTTCCATCGCCGGGCGCATGCTGGTGTACCTGCCGCAGGATAAACATATCGGCATTTCGCAGAAGATCGAGAAGGAAGCGGAGCGCGAGCAATTGCGCGTGCGCCTGCAAAGCCTGCTGCCGCCCGATGAAAAGGGCGGCTACATCGTGCGCACCATGGCCGAGGACGCGTCCGACGCGGACCTGAAGGCGGACGTCGACTACCTGCGCAAGACCTGGAGCACGATCACGCACGGTGCGCGCACGCGGCCCGCCACGAGCCTGCTGCACCAGGACTTGAGCCTGGCGCAGCGCGTGCTGCGCGACTTCGTCGGCGATGAAACGGCCACCATCCAGGTCGATTCGCGCGAAAACTATGTGAAACTGCGCGAATTCGCGGAAATCTACACGCCCAGCGAACTGACGCGCCTGCAGCACTACACGGGCGAGCGCCCGCTGTTCGATTTATATGGCGTGGAAGAAGAGATCCTGCGCGCGCTGGGCCGCCGGGTCGACCTGAAGTCGGGCGGCTACCTGATCGTCGACCAGACGGAAGCGATGACTACCATCGACGTCAACACGGGCGGCTTCGTCGGCGGGCGCAATTTCGCCGACACGATTTTCAAGACCAACCTGGAAGCGGCGCACGCCATCGCGCGCCAGCTGCGCCTGCGCAACCTGGGCGGCATCATCATCCTCGACTTCATCGACATGGACAACGCCGAGCACCGCAACGCCGTGCTGGCCGAACTGAAACGCACCTTGTCGCGCGACCGCACCAAGGTTTCGGTGAGCAACTTTTCGCCGCTGGGTCTGGTGGAAATGACGCGCAAGCGCACGCGCGAATCGCTGGCCCACATTCTGTGCGAACCGTGCCCCGCCTGCGCCGGCAAGGGCCAGGTAAAAACCTCGCGCACGATCTGCTATGAAATCCTGCGCGAACTGCTGCGCGAAGCCAAGCAGTTCAACCCGCGCGAATTCCGCATCCTCGCCTCGCAGGAAGTCGTGGATCTGTTCCTCGAAGAAGAATCGCAGCACCTGGCCATGCTGGGCGACTTCATCGGCAAGAAAATCTCGCTGCAGGTGGAGAATGCCTACCATCAGGAGCAGTACGACGTGATTTTGATGTGA
- a CDS encoding Maf family protein — translation MKTADHKIYLASKSPRRRELLRQIGVDFELLLLRSDGPRGADVTEEVFPGESALDYVARVSNEKAAFAWDLVRRRHLTPRPVLAADTTVTIDGVILGKPADRAEAVAMLQQLSGRTHEVLTSIAVHYKDFAEQRTQVSQVRFGVLSPASIAAYCATPEPYDKAGAYGIQGSAALFVEHIEGSHSGIMGLPLYETAQLLREAGLPLP, via the coding sequence ATGAAAACGGCTGATCACAAGATCTACCTCGCTTCCAAAAGTCCGCGCCGGCGCGAACTGCTGCGCCAGATCGGCGTCGATTTCGAATTGCTGCTGCTGCGCAGCGACGGCCCGCGCGGCGCCGACGTCACCGAGGAAGTCTTCCCCGGCGAATCGGCGCTCGACTATGTCGCCCGCGTGTCGAATGAAAAAGCCGCCTTCGCGTGGGACCTGGTGCGCCGCCGCCACCTGACCCCGCGTCCCGTGCTGGCGGCCGACACCACCGTCACCATCGACGGCGTCATCCTCGGCAAACCGGCCGACCGCGCGGAAGCGGTGGCGATGCTGCAGCAGCTGTCGGGCCGCACGCACGAGGTGCTGACCTCGATCGCCGTGCACTACAAGGATTTCGCCGAGCAGCGCACGCAGGTGTCGCAAGTGCGCTTCGGCGTGCTCTCGCCCGCCTCGATCGCCGCCTACTGCGCCACGCCGGAACCGTACGACAAGGCCGGCGCCTACGGCATCCAGGGCAGCGCCGCGCTGTTCGTCGAGCACATCGAAGGCAGCCATTCCGGCATCATGGGCCTGCCCCTGTACGAGACCGCGCAATTGCTGCGTGAAGCGGGTTTGCCCCTGCCCTGA
- a CDS encoding O-antigen ligase family protein, translating to MLGLTSVCVFLFSALALAFNSGYSLGALVLLLASTYLLWKRPRLNLQRRDYLLLGTLLLYFSIFTANMLYHADPARELDIPLRALLATPVLLLLLAYPPRAAAWWGGVAIGAIAGAALAFWQLTVLHMERPQAATSNAIHFGNASMLLGMLALCGLSWAREQRHRRVWTTLLLTGALAGILGSIVSGSRGGWLALPVCGCIFAAQYSKGRGKHYMAGLLTLFIAVAALAYSLPNSPVRERAIIAIDDLKKFEYNGNVSTSIGQRIEMWRTAIALSDKNIWFGMGRNGYLAAKQQLVAEGSMSKTVLDHTNAHNDYFDALVKRGTFGLLTLLALFFIPLTLFARALRHSPPAARPYALGGVILCTCYPIFGLTTSSLTLNIGIIMLVFPMVILWALLRQQERTA from the coding sequence ATGCTCGGCCTGACTTCTGTTTGTGTCTTTCTTTTCTCAGCGTTGGCGCTGGCCTTCAACAGCGGATATTCACTCGGCGCCTTGGTTCTTCTGCTAGCCAGTACCTATCTGCTCTGGAAACGTCCACGCCTGAATCTGCAACGTCGCGATTACCTGTTGCTCGGCACCCTGCTGTTGTATTTCTCCATTTTCACAGCCAATATGCTGTACCACGCCGACCCGGCACGCGAACTCGACATCCCGCTGCGCGCGCTGCTGGCCACTCCTGTATTGCTGTTACTGCTCGCCTATCCGCCTCGCGCGGCTGCCTGGTGGGGTGGCGTGGCCATCGGTGCCATCGCAGGAGCGGCACTTGCGTTTTGGCAATTGACCGTACTGCACATGGAACGTCCGCAGGCGGCAACCAGCAACGCCATTCACTTTGGCAATGCCAGCATGCTGCTGGGCATGCTGGCCCTATGCGGGCTGAGCTGGGCTCGTGAACAGCGCCATCGCAGAGTTTGGACGACACTATTGCTCACCGGTGCCTTGGCTGGCATCCTCGGCTCCATCGTCAGTGGCAGTCGCGGCGGTTGGCTGGCATTGCCCGTGTGCGGATGCATATTTGCCGCCCAGTATTCGAAAGGCCGAGGCAAGCACTATATGGCCGGCCTGCTGACATTATTCATAGCGGTAGCCGCGCTCGCATACTCGCTTCCAAATTCGCCTGTGCGTGAACGTGCAATCATTGCCATTGATGACTTGAAAAAATTTGAGTACAACGGCAATGTCAGCACATCAATCGGGCAACGGATAGAGATGTGGCGGACGGCAATAGCCTTGTCAGATAAAAATATATGGTTCGGCATGGGGCGCAATGGCTACCTGGCCGCGAAACAGCAACTGGTGGCAGAGGGAAGCATGAGCAAGACGGTGCTCGACCATACCAATGCGCACAATGACTACTTCGATGCCCTGGTCAAGCGCGGCACTTTCGGCCTGCTAACGCTGCTCGCACTATTCTTTATACCGCTGACGCTATTTGCGCGCGCATTGCGTCACAGTCCGCCCGCAGCCCGTCCGTATGCGTTGGGTGGTGTCATCCTTTGTACCTGCTACCCGATTTTTGGATTAACGACGAGCTCGTTAACCCTAAATATCGGCATCATCATGCTCGTCTTCCCGATGGTGATACTGTGGGCTCTGTTGCGCCAGCAAGAGCGCACTGCCTGA
- the nadD gene encoding nicotinate-nucleotide adenylyltransferase produces the protein MALLGGSYDPVHMGHVALGAHFSSLLHADELRVIPAGAPWQKDKLGATGQQRAEMAGLAFAGLPLPVVIDRQEIERSEHGQASYTIDTLRQVRAELGQRASIVFLMGADQLQRLATWREWQQLFEYAHICVAARPGFALNDTAVPQVVADAFSRRLGSLESIRNTPHGLTYLAQDFAVDISATEIRAALQRGNRANSLVSPLVLDYIEQHNLYKS, from the coding sequence GTGGCGCTGCTCGGCGGCAGCTACGATCCGGTGCACATGGGCCATGTCGCGCTGGGCGCGCATTTTTCCAGCCTGCTGCACGCCGATGAACTGCGCGTGATTCCGGCAGGCGCGCCCTGGCAAAAGGATAAACTGGGCGCCACCGGCCAGCAGCGCGCCGAAATGGCCGGCCTTGCCTTTGCCGGCCTGCCCCTGCCCGTGGTGATCGACCGCCAGGAAATCGAGCGCAGCGAACATGGCCAGGCCAGCTACACCATCGATACCTTGCGCCAGGTACGCGCCGAGCTGGGACAGCGCGCTTCCATCGTTTTCCTGATGGGCGCCGACCAGCTGCAGCGGCTCGCGACATGGCGCGAATGGCAGCAATTATTTGAATACGCGCATATCTGCGTCGCGGCCCGCCCCGGCTTCGCGCTGAATGACACAGCAGTACCGCAAGTGGTCGCCGACGCATTTTCGCGCCGCCTGGGGTCTCTGGAAAGCATCCGCAACACGCCGCACGGTCTGACTTATCTGGCACAGGACTTCGCGGTGGATATCTCCGCCACCGAAATACGTGCGGCATTACAACGGGGGAATCGGGCGAACTCGCTTGTTTCCCCGCTAGTGCTAGACTATATTGAACAACATAATTTATACAAAAGCTAA
- a CDS encoding mannose-1-phosphate guanylyltransferase/mannose-6-phosphate isomerase — protein sequence MRLVPTILCGGVGSRLWPVSRDLHPKPFIRLADGQSLLQKAFLRGAVLPDVEEILTVTNRELFFKTKDEFGEVNQTQLPTSFILEPFGRNTSAAIAAASLHVSETYGADAVLLVLAADHLIADQAAFVDAVADAAVLAQQGNLVTFGIQPDAPETGYGYIEAEGSKVLRFVEKPSHEKAVEYLQSGRFLWNSGMFCFTAGSMLEAMEQYCPDILLTTRTCMAQARSVEGKGVKEIELDSGSFAKVPDNSIDYTVMEKSSKVAVVPCNIGWSDIGSWSALADLSAPDANGNRIDAQAFLHDVTNCYIHSDKRVIGAVGIDNLIIVDTPDALLVADKSRTQDVRHLYAKLKSQGHDAHKHHLTAHRPWGTYTVLEEDASFKIKRIEVKPGASLSLQMHHHRSEHWIVVSGMAKVVNGDTELFVRTNESTYIPAGHKHRLENPGMLSLVMIEVQSGEYLGEDDIVRFQDTYGRV from the coding sequence ATGCGTTTAGTTCCAACAATTTTATGCGGTGGTGTGGGCTCGCGCCTTTGGCCTGTCTCCCGTGATCTGCATCCAAAACCTTTCATTCGCCTGGCGGATGGACAAAGCCTTTTGCAAAAAGCCTTCCTGCGTGGCGCAGTGTTACCAGATGTCGAGGAAATTCTGACCGTCACCAATCGTGAACTATTCTTCAAGACCAAAGACGAATTCGGTGAAGTCAATCAGACACAGCTACCGACTTCATTTATCCTCGAACCCTTTGGCCGCAATACCTCAGCAGCCATTGCAGCTGCATCACTCCATGTATCCGAGACGTATGGTGCTGATGCCGTCTTGTTGGTTCTGGCCGCAGATCATCTGATCGCTGATCAAGCAGCGTTCGTCGACGCCGTCGCTGACGCAGCCGTACTTGCGCAGCAGGGTAATCTGGTCACGTTTGGCATCCAGCCAGATGCGCCTGAAACCGGCTACGGCTACATTGAGGCAGAGGGCAGCAAGGTGTTGCGCTTCGTAGAAAAGCCATCGCATGAGAAAGCTGTAGAGTATCTCCAGTCCGGGCGATTTTTGTGGAACTCCGGTATGTTTTGCTTTACTGCCGGCAGCATGTTGGAAGCAATGGAGCAGTACTGTCCAGACATTCTCTTGACGACGCGCACATGTATGGCGCAGGCCCGTAGTGTCGAAGGCAAGGGCGTGAAGGAAATCGAACTTGATTCCGGCAGCTTTGCAAAAGTTCCTGACAACTCCATCGACTATACCGTCATGGAAAAATCAAGCAAAGTTGCAGTGGTTCCGTGTAACATTGGCTGGAGCGATATTGGCTCTTGGAGCGCACTGGCCGACCTTTCCGCGCCAGATGCGAACGGCAATCGCATCGATGCTCAGGCATTCTTGCATGATGTTACTAATTGCTATATCCACAGCGACAAACGAGTCATTGGTGCGGTCGGCATCGATAATCTCATCATCGTCGATACTCCCGATGCCTTGCTCGTGGCCGATAAATCTCGCACGCAAGATGTCAGGCATCTCTATGCAAAACTGAAATCGCAAGGGCACGATGCACACAAACACCATCTCACGGCGCACCGTCCATGGGGCACTTACACCGTGCTTGAAGAAGATGCCAGCTTCAAGATCAAGCGCATCGAGGTAAAACCCGGTGCCTCTTTATCGCTGCAAATGCACCATCATCGCAGCGAGCACTGGATCGTAGTCAGTGGCATGGCGAAAGTGGTCAATGGTGATACTGAACTGTTCGTCAGAACTAATGAATCCACTTATATTCCTGCGGGCCACAAACACAGGCTGGAGAATCCGGGTATGCTAAGTCTTGTGATGATCGAAGTACAAAGCGGCGAATACCTTGGGGAGGACGATATCGTGCGCTTCCAGGATACTTATGGACGCGTCTAA
- the rsfS gene encoding ribosome silencing factor, protein MDIKKLQTLVVDALEDVKGQDIAVFETSHLTSLFDRIAIVSGTSNRQTKALAASVRDKVKDAGGQIIGMEGEDTGEWVLVDLGDMIVHIMQAPIRAYYRLEEIWGDTPVKLGAAKRAPKKAAGDEPKKVSGHLAASKANVEATPVIEKKAPAKKATAATAAKKAPAKKAAASKAVGKTVKVAPTKTEAAAVKALKALPEKKVRAPRAAKPAADAAPAKTVIKRIKKVEA, encoded by the coding sequence ATGGACATCAAAAAACTGCAAACCCTCGTCGTCGACGCCCTTGAAGACGTCAAAGGCCAAGACATCGCCGTCTTCGAAACGAGCCACCTGACCAGCCTGTTCGACCGCATCGCGATCGTCTCCGGTACCTCGAACCGTCAAACCAAGGCGCTGGCCGCCTCGGTGCGCGACAAGGTCAAGGACGCCGGCGGCCAGATCATCGGCATGGAAGGCGAGGACACCGGTGAATGGGTGCTGGTCGATCTGGGCGACATGATCGTCCACATCATGCAAGCGCCTATCCGCGCCTACTACCGTCTGGAAGAAATCTGGGGCGACACCCCGGTCAAGCTGGGCGCCGCCAAGCGCGCGCCGAAAAAAGCGGCCGGCGACGAGCCGAAAAAGGTCAGCGGCCATCTGGCGGCAAGCAAGGCCAATGTGGAAGCGACGCCCGTGATCGAGAAAAAGGCGCCGGCCAAGAAAGCCACGGCCGCCACCGCCGCCAAGAAAGCCCCGGCCAAGAAAGCCGCCGCTTCCAAAGCCGTCGGCAAGACCGTGAAAGTCGCGCCGACCAAGACCGAAGCGGCCGCCGTGAAAGCGCTGAAAGCGCTGCCGGAGAAAAAAGTACGCGCCCCACGCGCGGCCAAGCCGGCAGCCGATGCTGCACCGGCAAAAACCGTGATCAAGCGTATCAAAAAAGTCGAAGCGTAA
- the msbA gene encoding lipid A export permease/ATP-binding protein MsbA, giving the protein MLTPDLKRLTALHAPYKKHLGMALLAMVVTAGTEPLLPYALKLLLDNGFGGKVSFSFWLVPLIVIGIFAMRGASTFASSYLMSYVSTRILNELRRRMFASMLNLPIDFYNTHTVGKVINSIMFEVQQIIEMVTKVFTSIVRSSLTVLGLLAWLLYLNWALTLVTLVLLPVLTIVVRTTGKRLKKLNRDSLAVNAELTQVIEETTRAQQVIKIFGGQAYEKARFEERAEQLRRYSMRMTTTFSATVPITQVITAAAVALVIVMALFQSEQGQITVGGFVSFITAMLMLLTPLKQLAEVNGPLQRGMAAAEEVFLLIDKTPERTGGKPLAGRSKGHIEFKDVSFAYPGHPEPALQHIDLNIAPGQTVAFVGMSGGGKSTLVSLLPGFYSASSGEILLDGQNIDAIALSSLRSQIAMVSQQVVLFDDTLAANIAYGDAAPDRQRVEAAAAAAFLSDVIDGLPDGLETRLGDNGSRLSGGQRQRVAIARAIYKDAPILILDEATSALDTEAERAVQAALEHLMQGKTTLVIAHRLSTIERADRIVVLSHGKIMETGSHQQLLDANGAYANLHRLQFSQQVV; this is encoded by the coding sequence ATGCTCACGCCCGACCTGAAGCGCCTCACCGCGCTGCACGCGCCCTACAAGAAACACCTGGGCATGGCCCTGCTGGCGATGGTCGTCACGGCGGGCACGGAACCGCTGCTGCCGTATGCGCTCAAACTGCTGCTCGACAATGGCTTTGGCGGCAAGGTGAGTTTTTCCTTCTGGCTGGTGCCGCTGATCGTCATCGGCATCTTTGCCATGCGCGGCGCATCGACGTTTGCCAGCAGCTACCTGATGAGCTATGTCTCCACGCGCATCCTCAACGAATTGCGGCGCAGGATGTTTGCCAGCATGCTCAACTTGCCCATCGACTTCTACAACACGCACACGGTGGGCAAAGTCATCAACTCCATCATGTTTGAAGTGCAGCAGATCATCGAGATGGTGACCAAGGTGTTTACTTCGATCGTGCGCTCCTCGCTGACCGTGCTGGGCCTGCTGGCGTGGCTGCTGTACCTGAACTGGGCACTGACCCTCGTCACCCTGGTGCTGCTTCCCGTACTGACCATCGTCGTGCGCACCACGGGCAAGCGCCTGAAAAAACTCAACCGCGATTCGCTGGCCGTCAATGCCGAGCTGACCCAGGTCATCGAGGAAACCACGCGCGCCCAGCAAGTGATCAAAATCTTCGGCGGCCAGGCCTACGAGAAAGCCCGCTTTGAAGAGCGCGCCGAGCAATTGCGCCGCTACAGCATGCGCATGACGACGACCTTTTCCGCCACCGTGCCCATCACGCAAGTGATCACGGCCGCGGCCGTGGCCCTGGTCATCGTCATGGCCCTGTTCCAGTCCGAGCAGGGGCAAATCACGGTCGGCGGCTTTGTTTCCTTCATCACGGCCATGCTGATGCTGCTGACACCGTTGAAACAGCTGGCCGAAGTCAACGGCCCCCTGCAGCGCGGCATGGCCGCCGCCGAGGAAGTCTTCCTGCTGATCGACAAGACACCGGAACGCACGGGCGGCAAGCCGCTCGCTGGCCGCAGCAAAGGCCACATCGAGTTCAAGGACGTGAGCTTTGCCTACCCCGGACATCCGGAGCCGGCCCTGCAGCACATCGACCTGAACATCGCGCCAGGACAAACGGTCGCCTTCGTCGGCATGTCCGGCGGCGGCAAATCGACCCTGGTCAGCCTGCTGCCCGGCTTTTACTCGGCCAGCAGCGGTGAAATCTTGCTCGACGGACAAAATATCGATGCCATCGCCCTGAGCAGCCTGCGCAGCCAGATCGCCATGGTCAGCCAGCAAGTGGTGCTGTTCGACGATACGCTGGCCGCCAACATCGCGTATGGGGATGCGGCACCGGACCGCCAGCGCGTCGAAGCGGCCGCTGCGGCCGCCTTCCTGTCGGACGTCATCGACGGTTTGCCCGACGGTCTGGAAACGCGCCTGGGCGACAACGGCTCGCGCCTGTCCGGCGGCCAGCGCCAGCGCGTGGCCATCGCCCGCGCAATCTACAAGGATGCGCCCATCCTGATCCTCGATGAAGCCACCTCGGCACTGGATACGGAGGCGGAACGGGCCGTGCAAGCGGCCCTGGAGCACCTGATGCAAGGAAAAACCACCTTAGTTATTGCTCATCGGCTATCAACAATTGAACGCGCGGACCGTATCGTGGTATTGTCACATGGGAAAATAATGGAAACCGGCAGTCACCAGCAATTATTGGA